The genome window tagctgtgcccgcgactttgtgcgctattgaatttaacaaaaaaagttattgttgccTAAGTCACTACTTATtatatcagctatctgccagtgaaagtcccatcaaaatcggtcccaCCGTTcaagagattagccggaacaaacagacagacaaaaattgaaaaatatgttatttcggtatatgtaccgtatatacatacatatgcatttaataaaaagctgTTTACGTGTGTTCAGCATTGGGAGGTATTGCCCATaatcgccacgctgggcaggcgggCTGACGACCGCAGGACGCAGCTTCTAAAGAAAAGTAAGAAAGACAAGTGGCGTGCAATTGGAgaagcctatgtccagcagtggacgaatatgggcttatgatgacgatgatgatgaaaaagcggttattttaatactacaaacagacactccatttattttatgtattagatAAATGACTCGCCGTTGAGCTAAAGTCTCCCCCTTTGAGAAGCTCTCGATCTCAATGCGGAACTAGATGCATTGAGCGAGTAGTTAATTAAATCGtgattcgttttaaaattaaaaatcgtgATCTCAAGTGAAACAAACGATGATGAGATTATTAGCACGTGTTTACTTAATATACTgatgacatatatataatttgtctaTTTGTTTCGGGGGAGAGGGGGGGattactttacaataataaagatgtatataaaaaaaacactggtagaaagctacattaagGGAGGATGACATGGACGGGTcgcttgtattttataatactattaaacgCTCGCGGTTTCCCCGCGTCTcaagggggagggggggggatGTAGTTATAAGTTTGGTGCATTATTTCCGAGATAAAAAGTAACCTGTGATGCCATATACGTTAAGCTCATAACATCTCTTTATGTAAACCATTTAACTATCGGTAAGCAAAACGTATCGTTTCTTAGAGATCATTGAACCACTAATTATAATTTGCCATTAAAAATAACGAGAATTCGTAACAGAAagctaaaaacatattttatcggAATTTTATCCTTCCGCTTCTTAATACTCAGAAAACCAATCCCCCCCTCCTTCCTCCCGACCCTGAGACTGTATCCTGTTGTGACTCAGGCAGCTTAATCAGTTAGACGCTTTGATTTCCCGcgatagaatttaattttatattactgcaatgatatatttttacaatcgtAATAAAAAACCGAACTTTAttgagtttaaattttataatagcaattaacgtaaaaatataaaatactatacaatAATAGGCTTTGTCCGGGcgaatttataaaactacctaCTGCACACAAAGCGACCCATTTTGCCCTCTCAAGGGGGAcgttacattttacattatattagtagcctgtaaatttcccaatgctgggctaagacctcctctcccttcccatattccaccacgctgcttaaatgcgggttagtggaatacacatgtggcagaatttcgttgaaattagacacatgcaggtttcctcacgatgttttccttcaccggcgagcacgagatgagttataagcacaaattaagcacatgaaaatacagtggtgcttgcctgggtttgagcccgaaatcatcggttaagatgcacgcgttctaaccactgggccgactcggctcttaaaataataagtgtgtagtagtacgacacaatttaaatgtaacatcgacagataaaaaagaaaagaaaaaaaaaaacaatcgtcgATTTggcattacaaattattaccgTTGCGTAAAGATCGTTATCGCataagaaacaaataaagaTCGATGGTTTTGAAGTCACTTAATTCGGATGCGATCGGTTTTAAGAATttcgctgtctgtctgtccttaTATATGATTAGacttttaaaattacgcaacggattttgatgcggttttatttaatagataaagtGATTAAagtggaaggtttatatgtataatacatacacaatatagtagagaaacactgataattttagaggtttctaatgtgatatcgtaaataaatacattttttccattgcaaacgctggctgaaccctacgagataggtCAAAATGTTGTACTacaaaaaggtctacaaaaaagtccgagttggtatatgtctatctcttaggaataacccacaataaccgtTTTTTATCTCTTACTTTTTACgtgaaataatggcttatttacgaagcgattttaaacaatacagtattaatccttacccaattaagtaccttaaatacattgcacGTCCAAaggcagggacatagcggtttgtattgtctaattacaaaaaaaaagctgtgaccgttgtatataaagacattccgTGGTATATTtggtatcagcattgcacccgtgcgaagccggggcgggtcgctagttaataatattagtatagacagaTAACTACTACTAAAAACACACGACAAATGAGGCAATCAGCATTGAGACTATTATCGTTGGTATTGTATATTAGTTTTAGCTTTTtcaaaagagccgagatggcccagtgattagaacgcgtgaagAAGTGATTAGAATTAGAattatcttaaccgataatttcgggttcaaacccaggcaagcaccattgaatttgcatgtgcttaatttgtgtttataattcatcgtgaggaaacctgcatgtgtctaatttcaacgaaattttgccacatgtggattccaccaacccgcattggtgcagcgtggtggaatatgctccaaaccttctccccaaagggagaggaggccttagcccagcagtgggaaatttacaggctgttaatgtaaaatgtaatgtctaACTTTTCAGAGCTGTTCTAAGAATCCTGtcggattttattttaaacatttcgatacagaaattttaaaaaacttatacgATTTAAAACgtgccaattttattattaaacgtttaaaaaataaaattatatttacttaaatattgaattaatttaaatgtcaataatgAAATCATActgtgtacatttttttatttcttttttcccaataaaaaagtattactcATACATAGAGCCATGTCGATTGGAATTCATTATTACAATACGATAGATTACGCTTAAATTAAGCAAATTGTAGTGTACACAGTAAAAGGTTGTAAATATCTCATTTTAAATAGAAAGTTTGGACCCACTCCAATGCTGGTAGATTTTCATGTGACGTTCAGTTTAAACACGCAATGttcgttaaaatttattgtcTAGTCTAGTCACTGGGTTGTCCCGGCTGTTATGCCAATTATACTAGGCcagattaattaagaaaatcacataacatcttaaatgaGACGGCTGACAAATTGCTAGTGTGAAATGCACCTGTTGATAAAGCCAAATAGTATGAGATGTCAACAGgttccaaatataaattaaaaatatatattgtctgtACTCTGACAATTGCGCCACAGCATAGTATGAtaacgacaaaaaaatataacagaggAAGTCAAATTAATAGGTCATACAATCATACATAGTAATATTTGAtaagatttttatgtttagCAGGGGACAATATAATAAGTTGTAACTAGAATTATTCGTacgtatttaacaaaaaaaaaaaaattaatacagataaaatagtaTGGCAGAATATTTAGCGCtcaaacaacattaaaaaaaaaaaacaaacgaacgaGTCTTACACTAGTCGCATTTGACATCTCACGTTggtaataagcaacattaaaCCCTCTCAGAAAATGGATCAGTGCATCTGACAGCCGACTCTAGCACCGAGCGCTCATTGGTctaatcaaatagcgcgcgcttcccTGTCATCCTGTACATATAACCGTCCCTTTTCAATCACTCCCACGAAGTGAGAAAAAAGATGTTACACaacaaaaaatcaaatcaaacataaatgagattaattaaaaattatatgataatctGTGCCATGATAATCGcgacacaaattaaaaaaaatgtatatgataaaGAAATGAGGACGATTCCTTGATTTGAAAACAACCTGACAAACACAGTGATGACGTCGTCCTGACCTAAATTAAACAACCCgacaaacacagatgcactctgtCTTCCCTcgctcataatccgatgggacgacaAATCCGacgcgaccggaaagagttcagacgcaggaccaacggtttAACGTGCTCTGCGAGGCACAGGTTTTAGTGAGAATTATTGGACAGATAAAagaaacaacaatttttttatcaggATCTGTGGCTACGGGACCTACGATTCAGTTCAGTTCAATTTATCAAATGATTTTAGTTTGGTTGTGTAACTATAATCGagctttagaaaaataaaatgttgaaattaatttcgACTTAATGTCCGACCACACAGCAGACGCTAGTCATATTTATAcctaaataatgatttttttatttttttagttggcTGTAtgcaaaattatctttattccaAACTGATggtatattatcttttaaccTTGTTAaatgtagattaaaaattatttagcaccataatgaataaagtataaattattattttccatacTGTTAAACATTTGTACGaaacttttataacatatatatttaaatctttaactgaaaattacttttaaaatgccaaggactttatatttttttaataatccaagtaatttaaaaatgttttgaaagttAACAAggtatattgtttttgtattttttactatgTATGTCTTTAGCTATAAATAGTTCACCGATATTATGTTTGACGGATAAAAGTGTAAGCAATGAAATCATTATATActactagcgactcgccccggcttcgcacggctacagacatttttaaatttgccgtttcatagattcaagtcaattgtataaaaaaacatcgGTAAAGCAGacattattcgatacaagattatatagatgataaaaaagcttggagttaatgcttgttgacttccaggcaggagacataacatacatatataattttatttaactaacatggctgtatttttatatgttaactactgagtttcttgccggttcttctcggtagaatctacattcagaaccggtggtagctttactttaaatattttgttaaatgacgattcaaaactgcatgtaaaagcctacttgaataaagtatatttcgattagatttgatttgaatactgccactaaatatactacagtatgtctttatatacaacattcacagtttttcagtcattagacaatacaaaccgctatgtcccttcGTTTTAAATCtctaatatcttcgaaaatattcagttaaattacatgctgtaaagggccatattgatctatgttaaatacacaatgtatttagggttataattggataaggattaatgctgaattgcttaaaatcgattcgaaaataagtaattatttcacATACAaagtagatgataaaaaatggttattgtgggttaaccctatgagatagacatataccatcaagGACTTTTTTGATGACttttataaggtgtacaatactgttgtACATTATTTCGAACTATCTCGTAGTGTTCAGCTAGTGATTGtaatgtaagcgaaaaaaaaatgtgtttattaacgACATAACtatagaaacctctaaaattatcagtgtttctctactatattgtgcatgtattacacatataaaaccttcaaataattgaaaaaaaatcttttgtatattatataatatataacacaaaaaactGGCTTATAtagctaatattatattgttaatgacCTTTCTGGACTAGTGGCAACAGTTCAAGTCCAGTAGTGTCAGTCGGATGAGGCCTTTACCAAGAGGTACACACTCGCACAGATAACTTATCAATCCACTAagctcttttattttaataatctctttatttttacattgtacTAATCATATTAACTGTTCATGAATTTCAGAGTATATATAACACATTTATTAACTTGTAATCATTAAATTTgacctttaatattaaaattaattgattttaaatactcatattaaattattttaattgaataaatgatgtaaatattttctagttaaatgtaaatgaatgattcacattttatttgaatcattatagaatgtaataaaaaatatataatacggttttagaatgattaattattagtgAAAATTCTTTACAAGGAACGATTTAAGGGATAGTTTTGTCTTGTATATGAGCGACatacaaaaaaactatattatgttaTGGTAATCACTTAAATTAAAGACAAGttggtaagaaatattgattACACCTTACATAGTTAAATTTCTATCATATTATGGAAACTACAATGTTGCCTCGATGCTTGTTAACATACTAAATGAATCATCTTTCTAAATAAAGCTGAGTTATGTtgttttactgaaaaataacTGTTGAATAGATCATGAATAACTAGAACGCCCTAAACCAAATACAAATgtagaatatttatgtattttattatagatattatactAGCATTTGACACCAACTTTGCATGGGTTAAGTAATGATTTTTCTCTAAGTTTTTTAAGTCTGTGAATGATTATATAGTTTTCTCAtgaaagattaatatattaaaaataaatctagatGTTCTTAACACCATTTTCAATGATATTAAGAACAATCAAAGCGACCAATTTTTAggaaaaataatgaacaaataaactggattttttaaaataaatattaaagtaaagtgtACTTACAGTGAGTTTAACACCTAGGGCATCGTTTGGCTGCCTTGTGCTCTTATGCTACTCGTCCTCGACAATCTCTTCCCAATTGTCTGCACATGGAAACCGATATTCAACAATGCTTCGTGATCCAAAATTTTACGACCATCGAATATGTAAGCGGGCTTCATCATaacttcatatattttcttatagtcTAGAGATTTGAATTCATCCCATTCTGTGCATAATACGATCGCATGGGCCCCTGATACAGCTGAATATGCTGAATCGTGAATTTCTATATTCTTACGAACTAATTCTGGTTCATTTGTGACTTGTGGATGGAGTAATTCGTAGTATATTTGATCATGTTCTACTTTTGGGTCGTAGATATGTAATTTCGCCCCTTCGTCTAGTAAAGTTGTTGATACATAAATGGCCGGGGATTCTCGTGTGTCTCCAGTATTTTTCTTGAACGAAAATCCAAGTACAGCAATTTTTTTGTCAGCGACCGTGTTGAATAATGACTCAATAACTTTACGAGTGAATCTTGTTTTCTGATAATCATTTAAGTTGACGACTTGCTGCCAATACGCAGCTACTTCTGGTAAATTCAGACATTCTGATAAGTAGATGAGATTAAGAATATCCTTCTGGAAGCAGCTGCCTCCGAAACCGATGGATGCTTCAAGGAATTTAGGGCCAATTCGAGAATCTCTACCCACAGCTCTAGCAACTTCAGACACATCAGCACCTGTAGCCTCACAGACAGCAGATAGTGAATTAATACTGGAGATTCTTTGAGCTAAAAAGGCGTTAGCAGCCAGCTTAGACAACTCTGAACTCCAGGTGTTGgttgttaagatattttttgcTGGAATCCAGTGTTCATACACCCAGCAGAGAGCCTGTACAGCTTTTTGACCCTCAGGTGTGTCTTCGCCGCCAATAAGCACCCTCTCAGCTTCAACGAGATCCACAATAGCTGTACCCTCAGCCAAAAATTCGGGATTTGACAATATCTGATACTCGACACCGGGCTTCGTGTTAGCGCGTAATATTTTCATGATAATTTCAGCCGCTTTCACTGGTACGGTACTTTTTTCTACAACGATTTTGTTACTCGTAGCGATGTCCGCGATCATACGGGCAGCGCCCTCGATGTATTTAAGATCAGCAGCTCTGCCTTTGCCATTACCGATCGTTTTAGTCGGCGTATTCACTGAGATGAAAATTAAATCGGCCTCCACGATACTAGTTTCAATGTCGGTCGAGAAAAATAGATTCCTACCTCGACATTGCTTGACAACATCATCTAAACCGGGCTCGTAGATCGGCAATTTATCGGAGTTCCACTGATTTATTCTCTCTACGCTTTTGTCGCAAACAGTCACTTTAATATTAGGGCATTTTAACGCAATCACACTGCACGTAGGACCGCCGACGTAGCCAGCACCGAGACAGCAAATTTTTtgtataaccatttttaaattttatctaaaacgTCCTAAATTGATTTAAACGAATAGAGCTGTGATTTTGTAATTCGAGCTGTACTTATTGACACGCTATTCACTCTGCCGGGGCCTCGAGGCTAATAACGGGCGAAACGGCTATGCAATCATTTTATTGTGAAGTTGAAAACCAGAACTTCTTCGTATGCAACAAGCCACATTCTCCCTGATGTCAATGACATTTGGACTGTAGTTTAGTGTAGTACGTTGCACGATACTATTGAACCTAGTGATGTACTATTCAATTGtgattcatatttaattcaGTGAATTAATCTTTGAATTATTgcagtaaaatttaattgtgaaatgttttataatgcTAATTGATAAACATAAAGGgatatttaatgtttgtaataatttagttttatcttTTCAACTGTACAAAAGACACAATTAACGTATTGTTCCAATTTCGTTTCATATCTATTGGCAGCATTGGTTCAATTTATGATTTAGAATGGCGGCAAAATTTGACGAATGATATATTATCCTGCTGAATAGtgataattacttatatatattaattataacacgtAATTACTACAAAAAGGAAATaggatttattgattttcacaGATACTTTAACATTTTCGAAGGAAACTatctaaagtttattttagtaatcatTGACTTTCacacagaatatattatatttattgtataatagtaaactgtatgtaatgtaattcgGGCAAAGAGTTGTTAAATATTACctacattaaatacatacaagtaatattattggtagcttcacttaatatagtatgTTAAATGTCGAAGATGTTTGAATGAGTATTTTTTcgaaaatgcttgtaaaagcctgcttgaataaagtatattttgattttgatttttattgattaattttcacGTTTGTGACAATTTTtacagttaatttaatatataataacaattcaaatagtttattataggCACTGTAATACGTAATATACatactttgattttgaaacACGAtgtggttattttttataattaattttaatgtctgtACGATAATCTAAATTTCATCGATAATCGACTGGATTAAGTATTGACATGTCCACGGTACATCTCTATCAATACTTTTAATTGCTAATGCTTCTACAAATTATAAAGTCAAAAAACGTTACGCTAAGCGTAACACGCTTTACAATTTTCGTTACATCGATTAACGTAAGCCATACAAGTacaggtttaataaaaaaagttttttttttttacatatattatataacgattACTTGTAGTGTTAACGTTTAATCaattgattacatttaataagttatttgatAGAAAGTTATGATGAGTTATTTTTGATGACATCTTTAAGTTATTTTCgctaatttttctttaattggtTTATGAATGATAAACAAAGCCGTTGGCAGAGGACGTTTGCCATGtacctattataaaaatctaagtattatttattcaagtaggatcaTATAAGCACCTTTGAATAGTCGTGTTATAGtgctgaattaaatttaaaagctgccaccggttcggaaagtaattctacagagaagaaccggcaagtacctctatagttactcttttcaattTACACCAGAGTATATAGTTAAAGtacacataaatttaaatatatcctgtctagaaATCAACATATACTAAATCCACGCTTTGTTATCTTAAatgtaatcttgtattaaacttggtggtagggctttgtgcaagcccgcctgggtacacccactcatcagatattctaccgccaaacaacagtactcactTTTGTCGTGTTTCGGCTAGAGGGTGAGtaaggcagtgtaactacaggcacaagggacttaacattttagttcccaaggttggcggtgcatCGGTgttgtaaggagtggttaatatttcagcgggcggtggtgaccacttaacatcaggtggcccatatgctcgtgcGCCAACAtacccaataaaaatatattgaaaataacaaatatatagaatatactaAATGCCCGTCCTGACTTTGTCCgggtgaaataaaatttttaatcactATTCGATGGCAGCGCCATCTACCGGGTCCAATCTAAAGCATCGAGGCAAAGGCGAAGATAGTAAACTATTGAAATTTACAGACCGACATTAACTGAATTTTAGcgtgagttttattttattaaaatattcatagaattattgtatacatatgtaatttacCTATTATGTAAAAACGGTGACTCGTGTTCATGAATCTTAGTTTAAACATCAGACATCGCGTCAGAATTCCAAGTTTCATTCGTAttacctagatgtccgaaaatccgcAACAGCGCTTTTTTTAAGGCACTCTCTGCCTCGTACAGCTATTTTGTAGAACCATCTTTCGTCGGCgggttttccgaaccgatacgacttgtgAAACTCCAAGAATAGCCTACACAGGCTTCCAGGGAATTaggtattttctttattattttattttaaataggttataaaaaataattattcttattaatataataggaGAGGACTGACTATCCATTAGCCTAGCTAGGATAGCCAGTACCCATATTTCATTTAATGACTATGTTATACACTGAGAcctattgtctttttttttgaaCTCACGTAGAAGTGGTTCAGTGGGATTCGCCGGTGCCCTGGATGCCAAatcggtaccctctccgtcttttcggcTGGTGCAACGGGATCGCTTTCGTatacagggccggatctaccatatggctttttggg of Vanessa atalanta chromosome 28, ilVanAtal1.2, whole genome shotgun sequence contains these proteins:
- the LOC125074673 gene encoding UDP-glucose 6-dehydrogenase, which translates into the protein MVIQKICCLGAGYVGGPTCSVIALKCPNIKVTVCDKSVERINQWNSDKLPIYEPGLDDVVKQCRGRNLFFSTDIETSIVEADLIFISVNTPTKTIGNGKGRAADLKYIEGAARMIADIATSNKIVVEKSTVPVKAAEIIMKILRANTKPGVEYQILSNPEFLAEGTAIVDLVEAERVLIGGEDTPEGQKAVQALCWVYEHWIPAKNILTTNTWSSELSKLAANAFLAQRISSINSLSAVCEATGADVSEVARAVGRDSRIGPKFLEASIGFGGSCFQKDILNLIYLSECLNLPEVAAYWQQVVNLNDYQKTRFTRKVIESLFNTVADKKIAVLGFSFKKNTGDTRESPAIYVSTTLLDEGAKLHIYDPKVEHDQIYYELLHPQVTNEPELVRKNIEIHDSAYSAVSGAHAIVLCTEWDEFKSLDYKKIYEVMMKPAYIFDGRKILDHEALLNIGFHVQTIGKRLSRTSSIRAQGSQTMP